The Mucilaginibacter mallensis genome has a segment encoding these proteins:
- a CDS encoding peptidase, whose amino-acid sequence MTYCLGIKVKEGLLALADTRITSGTDTTVKKKISIEQKDNFSLFIMTSGLRSTRDKAIVYFNELLETKEFNKLYKAVNAFGEQVKRVATEDKASLERAGFNFDLNTIIGGQLKDDDEHKLFLLYPEGNWVELGQGAPYVIIGNSGHGKAILNRTLTENSSLKLALKTGFLSFDSTRVSSNNVDFPIDVVLYKKDSFHIVEQRYEKKDLENISIQWAEELKHALENIKEDWMDEAFTKLEKETI is encoded by the coding sequence ATGACTTATTGTTTAGGAATAAAGGTTAAAGAAGGCCTGCTGGCCCTTGCCGATACACGCATCACCTCAGGAACTGATACTACCGTAAAAAAGAAAATTTCGATAGAACAAAAAGATAACTTTTCTCTTTTTATTATGACCAGCGGCTTAAGATCAACCAGGGATAAGGCCATTGTATATTTTAATGAATTGCTCGAAACAAAGGAATTCAACAAATTATATAAGGCAGTGAATGCCTTTGGCGAGCAGGTTAAGCGGGTGGCAACTGAGGATAAGGCATCGTTGGAAAGAGCGGGGTTTAATTTCGACCTGAACACCATTATAGGCGGGCAGCTAAAGGATGATGATGAGCATAAGCTATTCCTCCTATACCCTGAAGGTAACTGGGTTGAGCTGGGTCAAGGAGCGCCATATGTAATCATAGGCAACTCAGGGCATGGTAAAGCTATACTTAACCGTACACTTACTGAAAATTCGAGCTTAAAGCTGGCATTGAAAACAGGCTTTTTATCATTTGATTCAACGCGGGTGAGCTCAAATAATGTGGATTTCCCGATTGATGTAGTGCTTTATAAAAAAGACAGTTTTCATATAGTGGAACAACGCTATGAGAAAAAAGACCTGGAAAATATCTCCATCCAATGGGCCGAAGAATTGAAACATGCGCTGGAAAATATAAAAGAAGACTGGATGGATGAAGCTTTTACCAAGCTTGAAAAAGAAACAATTTAA
- a CDS encoding transglutaminase-like domain-containing protein has product MKFDVFTEMEYTVNSPGTLVLNIHALRTPNQTVLNETFVIDPYIKFEELVEPSGNRLVRFEIPEAGNIKVTYNATVDNSFTISDHTHREETPVAHLDSSILPYLYPSRYCQSDKLYRLADNLFGKIADPFEKVIALTNWINTNVQYISGFSNSQTSAYDTVTQQAGVCRDFAHLGIALCRALTIPARYFTGYAYHLKPADFHACFEAYLGGEWVLFDATRLVPLNGLVKIANGRDAADTAIANIFGDIIFTTMQVTCELADENFEPFFYEGSALQGLSYP; this is encoded by the coding sequence ATGAAATTTGACGTGTTCACCGAAATGGAATATACCGTTAACTCCCCCGGGACACTGGTATTGAACATCCATGCCTTAAGAACACCCAATCAAACTGTCTTGAACGAAACATTCGTTATTGATCCATATATAAAGTTCGAGGAACTGGTTGAGCCTAGTGGTAACCGCCTGGTACGCTTTGAAATTCCTGAAGCAGGAAATATTAAAGTAACTTATAATGCTACAGTTGATAACAGTTTTACCATAAGTGATCATACACATAGGGAAGAAACACCGGTTGCACACTTAGATAGCTCCATCCTGCCCTACCTTTACCCGAGCAGGTATTGCCAATCGGATAAATTGTACAGGCTGGCAGATAATCTTTTTGGCAAAATTGCTGATCCTTTTGAAAAAGTGATTGCCCTTACCAACTGGATAAATACTAACGTGCAATACATCAGCGGATTCTCCAATTCACAAACCTCTGCTTATGATACGGTAACGCAACAGGCCGGCGTATGCCGCGATTTTGCGCATTTAGGTATTGCCCTGTGCCGTGCACTAACCATCCCGGCCCGTTACTTTACAGGCTATGCCTATCACCTTAAACCGGCAGACTTTCATGCCTGCTTTGAAGCTTACCTGGGCGGCGAATGGGTTTTGTTTGATGCGACACGCTTAGTACCATTAAATGGACTGGTGAAGATAGCAAACGGTCGCGATGCTGCTGATACGGCCATAGCGAACATTTTTGGCGATATCATTTTCACCACCATGCAAGTAACCTGTGAGCTGGCTGATGAAAACTTTGAACCTTTCTTTTATGAAGGATCAGCATTGCAAGGGTTGTCATATCCATAA
- a CDS encoding spore protein, with translation MGVTRLKRKDRKNKTTSRLEVQFLKNATNLEPGSRSAEPKNSQIAKNNAALLKAAGK, from the coding sequence ATGGGCGTTACTCGTTTAAAAAGAAAAGATAGAAAAAACAAAACCACTTCAAGATTAGAGGTACAGTTTTTAAAAAATGCTACCAACCTGGAGCCAGGAAGCCGTTCAGCTGAACCTAAAAACAGTCAGATAGCTAAAAACAACGCTGCTTTATTAAAAGCTGCCGGTAAATAA
- the tamL gene encoding BamA/TamA family outer membrane protein, with the protein MILKAYSNCNNFRLAILSIILVFTLSNCSLTRRLKPDQALVRKITIKGMDKEFAELAVNYVDKEQQPNNVINLEFYYLFSKNGKKDIGEAPAILDSSLVEFSRMQIEKYIQNKGYLKAKVSDSIVVKKKKAELIFTTVQGPMFRVRGFKDSIADKRVESLYQSNKAVFANVSKGSRFDTDSLSADRDGFYQLMKRNGYFDFYRQYVTFIVDSTFDKGVVDVKFVVDNPDGKSAHPIYKINNTLITISKSNGKTTGKADTIQLDSQFRYVDFSGKFKPHTVTDYIFQKKGELYNIDKQNLTTTRLSQLNVFRNVPNPTYTKLADSTNRLDSKIDIIPLKRMSDRIEGEVLFNAGRYGFNVGNTFTDRNIFKQAAILQFKINESILLDNNNNVVNQGSIENQDLNIGLNLIYPRIISPFNFAKPGKYGVPHTTFATNFTLFFQKGLVERESFLSSITYDFFETPDKQHIVTPIAFQYSRGIIDPSAYQDLLRANYYSYIYLIGRTIFTSGSQYSYVLNANKLNTYSNFVYFRGNIDVGGNTLYLLSKIFNTPKDTLGERTIFGYSFSQYSKAEIDLRFYKSFGGEQQLIFRINPGLGVPYGNSNQLIFEKNFYAGGSDDMRAWLPRTLGPGNFNRASYGVGGAADTLRSRLQYLDQFGEVKLITNLEYRYKLSDDFFGCILRGAVFMDAGNVWRLHKQEEDPYNPLNTQIENPNGEFRLNNILQSSAIGIGTGLRFDLGFFVFRFDAAFKFKDPEFNGSDQWVLINHFGELFHTGPFKTAYTQTNGINYNFMQLNFGIGLPF; encoded by the coding sequence GTGATTTTGAAAGCATATAGCAACTGTAATAATTTCCGCCTTGCAATATTAAGTATAATCCTGGTTTTTACACTTTCAAACTGTAGTTTAACGCGCCGCCTAAAACCAGATCAGGCCCTCGTGCGCAAAATTACCATTAAAGGTATGGATAAGGAGTTTGCAGAGCTTGCAGTAAATTATGTAGATAAGGAACAGCAGCCTAACAATGTTATCAATCTCGAGTTCTATTATTTATTCAGTAAGAACGGTAAAAAGGATATAGGTGAGGCACCTGCTATTTTAGATAGCAGCCTGGTTGAGTTTTCGCGCATGCAGATAGAAAAATATATCCAGAACAAGGGGTATTTAAAAGCGAAAGTATCCGACTCGATAGTAGTAAAGAAGAAAAAAGCCGAGCTGATATTCACCACCGTTCAGGGGCCGATGTTCAGGGTGCGTGGTTTTAAAGATAGTATAGCCGATAAAAGAGTTGAAAGTTTATATCAATCGAACAAGGCTGTTTTTGCAAATGTTAGTAAAGGCAGCCGCTTTGATACCGACAGTCTTTCGGCCGACCGCGATGGGTTTTACCAATTGATGAAGCGTAATGGCTATTTTGATTTTTATCGCCAATACGTCACCTTTATTGTTGATTCTACCTTTGATAAGGGTGTGGTTGATGTTAAATTCGTGGTAGATAACCCTGATGGAAAATCAGCACACCCAATTTATAAAATCAACAATACATTAATTACTATTTCAAAAAGTAATGGCAAAACCACGGGTAAGGCCGATACCATTCAGCTCGATTCGCAGTTCAGGTATGTTGATTTTTCAGGTAAGTTTAAACCCCATACCGTAACTGATTACATTTTTCAGAAGAAGGGCGAGCTATACAATATTGATAAGCAAAACCTCACTACAACACGGTTATCGCAGCTAAATGTATTCCGCAATGTGCCCAACCCAACCTATACCAAGCTGGCTGATAGTACCAATAGGCTTGATTCAAAGATCGATATCATCCCGCTGAAGCGGATGTCGGACAGGATTGAGGGAGAGGTATTGTTTAATGCCGGCCGGTATGGCTTCAACGTAGGTAATACATTTACTGATCGTAATATTTTTAAACAGGCCGCTATTTTACAGTTTAAAATTAATGAGAGTATTTTATTGGATAATAATAACAATGTTGTTAACCAGGGCAGTATAGAGAACCAGGACCTGAATATTGGGTTAAACCTTATCTACCCGCGTATTATTTCGCCGTTTAATTTTGCCAAGCCGGGTAAATATGGCGTGCCGCACACAACGTTTGCAACAAATTTCACGCTGTTCTTTCAAAAAGGATTGGTTGAGCGCGAAAGTTTCCTGAGCTCTATTACTTATGACTTTTTTGAAACTCCCGATAAACAGCATATAGTAACTCCGATAGCCTTTCAGTATTCAAGAGGTATTATTGATCCGAGCGCGTACCAGGATTTGTTAAGGGCTAACTATTATTCCTATATATACCTTATTGGCCGCACCATTTTTACCTCGGGCAGCCAGTATAGCTATGTTTTAAATGCGAATAAGCTTAATACCTATAGTAACTTCGTCTATTTTAGGGGGAATATTGATGTAGGCGGTAACACCTTATACCTGTTAAGCAAAATATTTAATACGCCTAAAGATACCCTTGGCGAGCGTACTATTTTCGGTTACAGTTTTTCGCAATATAGCAAGGCTGAGATCGATCTCCGGTTTTACAAAAGCTTTGGAGGCGAGCAGCAATTAATATTCAGGATAAACCCGGGTTTGGGTGTACCCTACGGCAATAGCAACCAGCTGATATTTGAAAAGAACTTTTATGCCGGCGGCTCTGATGATATGCGCGCATGGCTGCCACGTACATTGGGCCCGGGTAATTTTAATAGGGCTAGCTATGGTGTTGGCGGTGCTGCCGATACATTACGATCGCGCCTGCAATACCTTGATCAGTTTGGTGAGGTAAAACTGATCACTAACCTTGAATACAGGTATAAGCTCTCTGACGACTTTTTTGGTTGTATACTTAGAGGGGCCGTATTTATGGATGCCGGTAACGTTTGGCGCTTACATAAGCAGGAGGAAGATCCGTATAACCCCCTGAACACACAAATAGAAAACCCGAACGGAGAGTTCAGGCTCAATAATATACTGCAATCATCCGCAATTGGTATTGGTACAGGATTAAGGTTTGATCTAGGTTTCTTCGTATTCAGGTTTGATGCAGCCTTTAAATTTAAAGACCCTGAATTTAACGGTTCAGACCAGTGGGTGCTGATCAATCACTTTGGTGAATTATTCCACACAGGTCCATTCAAAACGGCCTACACACAAACCAATGGCATAAACTACAATTTTATGCAGCTGAATTTTGGTATAGGGCTACCATTTTAG
- a CDS encoding glycosyltransferase, with translation MHYCLVTYGSRGDVQPFIALALGLMANGHTVTLAAPGNFKPLADSYGVNIYPLYGDVEVMVNSSHIRKSISTGSNITFVRSMLKETHNMRGPLFDGICEACKTADAMIVINTCILYVAAIGEKFNKKWLIVQLNPPMIPTKAFPMLMFNFPDISWLNPYSYKIINSMLWQVSKKDNAEFRQRVGLKPLKGSLYDKILHDKVPMIHAYSPELIAKPFDWEEYFTISGFFTLPKITNDKSLPIALPDGLTEWLNAGTKPLYIGFGSIPFPDEKKLAGMINDILATSATRIVYCLGWSPSAELKPHPNLFVIRQADHSWLLPKCCAAIIHGGIGTVAAVLKAGIPAIVASIFVDQPAWGKIIEQKKLGIHIPWRKLSADTVLKALTKMEQPPIAETIKEVSSRVNEEDGVGAAVKVIEAYCG, from the coding sequence TTGCATTATTGTTTAGTAACATATGGTTCAAGAGGCGATGTGCAGCCTTTTATCGCTTTGGCTTTGGGGCTCATGGCCAATGGGCACACAGTAACGTTAGCTGCGCCCGGGAACTTTAAACCGCTGGCTGATAGCTACGGCGTTAATATCTATCCCCTTTATGGCGACGTGGAAGTAATGGTTAATTCGTCCCATATTCGGAAATCTATTAGTACGGGTAGTAACATCACATTTGTGCGCTCAATGTTAAAGGAAACGCATAATATGCGGGGCCCGCTGTTTGATGGTATTTGCGAGGCTTGCAAAACGGCCGATGCCATGATCGTAATAAATACCTGCATACTTTATGTAGCAGCTATTGGCGAAAAGTTTAATAAGAAATGGCTCATTGTGCAGCTTAATCCGCCGATGATACCAACAAAAGCGTTCCCGATGCTGATGTTTAATTTTCCTGATATCTCATGGCTGAATCCGTATTCCTATAAAATTATAAACTCAATGCTATGGCAGGTGAGTAAAAAGGACAATGCCGAGTTCAGGCAAAGGGTGGGTTTAAAGCCCTTGAAAGGATCTCTTTATGATAAGATCCTACACGATAAGGTGCCGATGATCCATGCCTATAGTCCTGAATTAATAGCAAAACCTTTCGACTGGGAAGAATATTTCACCATCTCCGGCTTTTTTACATTGCCTAAAATAACTAATGATAAAAGCCTGCCCATTGCTCTGCCCGATGGTTTAACAGAATGGTTAAACGCGGGTACTAAACCCTTATATATTGGTTTTGGCAGCATTCCTTTCCCCGATGAAAAGAAGCTTGCGGGTATGATAAACGATATATTGGCTACCTCAGCTACGCGCATTGTATATTGTTTGGGGTGGTCGCCATCAGCAGAGCTAAAACCGCATCCAAATCTATTTGTAATCCGTCAGGCAGATCATAGCTGGCTGCTGCCGAAATGCTGCGCTGCAATTATTCACGGGGGCATAGGTACTGTTGCGGCTGTACTAAAAGCAGGCATACCGGCTATTGTTGCATCTATATTTGTAGATCAGCCGGCGTGGGGTAAAATTATCGAGCAAAAGAAACTGGGTATCCATATCCCATGGAGGAAACTTTCGGCAGATACGGTTTTAAAAGCATTGACGAAGATGGAACAGCCACCTATTGCCGAAACAATAAAGGAGGTTAGCAGCAGGGTGAACGAGGAGGATGGAGTGGGAGCGGCTGTTAAAGTAATTGAGGCGTATTGTGGTTGA
- a CDS encoding TrmH family RNA methyltransferase — MEHGYFLVEGIKSVKEFIDSAYQIEAIYHTFAFDPNLLKLSRNINLNEISLNDLEKISTLKTPQDVLALVKMPKWPVLDHNLLKQKFSIVLDAIQDPGNMGTIIRTADWFGIQHIICSDDTVDVYNPKVVQATMGSLSRINVHYIDLQNFLLNIKLPVFGALLDGTNIYQTDFGTEGLVIMGNEGNGLRPEIIKLVHKAVTIPRMGKAESLNVGIATAIFCSEINRKSFK; from the coding sequence ATGGAACATGGCTATTTTTTGGTTGAGGGCATCAAATCAGTAAAAGAATTCATCGATTCAGCCTACCAAATAGAAGCTATTTATCACACCTTTGCATTCGACCCAAATTTGCTGAAATTATCGCGAAATATAAACTTAAATGAAATTTCGTTAAATGACCTTGAAAAAATCAGTACTTTAAAAACCCCACAAGATGTGCTGGCGCTGGTAAAAATGCCCAAATGGCCTGTTCTGGATCATAATTTATTAAAGCAAAAATTTTCAATTGTGCTTGATGCTATACAGGATCCGGGCAATATGGGGACCATTATACGCACGGCAGACTGGTTTGGCATACAACATATCATCTGTTCGGATGATACAGTTGATGTGTATAACCCCAAAGTTGTGCAGGCTACAATGGGCTCATTATCACGCATAAATGTACATTATATTGACCTGCAAAACTTCTTATTAAACATAAAACTTCCCGTATTTGGCGCTTTGCTTGATGGAACCAATATTTACCAAACCGATTTTGGCACCGAAGGACTGGTAATAATGGGCAACGAAGGTAATGGTTTAAGGCCCGAAATTATTAAGCTGGTACACAAGGCAGTAACCATTCCGCGTATGGGTAAAGCCGAATCATTGAACGTAGGAATTGCTACTGCAATATTTTGTTCAGAAATAAACAGGAAAAGCTTTAAATAA